Below is a window of Candidatus Lokiarchaeota archaeon DNA.
AGTTTCCCTTGATGGTCTGGGTATTGGCCTATACGAGTACTCTCTGATTGCGAATGATACGAGTGGCAATACAGGTATGGACAATGTCACTGTGAAAGTCAAGAGAGATGATATTGTACCACTAGTCGTGTATGCCCCACCAGAGATTCACTACTTTAGAGGTAGACAGAATCTGGTTCGGAATTGGACTGTTACGGATGAATTCAAATCAAACTACTCCATTAAAGTGGACGGATTCATTGCTGAATCCGGAGCTTGGGACTCGGAAACAATCGAGTTTGATTTCGGCGGCTTATCTGATGGTGTTCATTGGGTTGTTCTCATAGTTGAGGACCTTGGTGGCAATACCGTACAATCATCTGTAAAGGTAGTCGTATCTCCACCTTTGGTCGAAACCTACTTGCTTGGTGCAGGCGTAATTGGTGGTATCGTCCTTGTTGCAGCTGTGATTGTCTGGTATGTTCGATATAGGTGATAGTACCCTCTCGTCTGATTCAATGCCGTCATCCTTTTATTCGAACAGAGGAGCGGTTCACTAGAAGGAACCAATTCATCAGATACTCTACCTTGTTTGGTGTTGATTATGAAATTCACTCCTGTCGAAGAGATTCTTGAAGGCGAGCTGATTGACAAAGAAGTCCATCTGAGAGGATGGATTCACAGAATCCGGAAACAGAAGAACATGGTCTTTGCCATTGTACGAGATCATACCGGAGTTATTCAGACGGTCATCAAGAATAACGCAGTTTCGGAAGATGAATACGAAGCTGCTCAGAAGATGCTAATAGAATCTCTTGTTAAGATTCGTGGGACTGTCAAGGAGGATGCAAGGGCTAAGGGTGGTTACGAAATCCAAGTATCGAAACTGGAGGTCCTTCACTTTGCTGACGAATTCCCCATTACAGAGGACCAGAGCATAGAGTTTCTAAACGACAACCGCCATCTGTGGATGCGCTCGAGAGCCATGACCAATGCTCTCAAGGTCAGGGATGAAGTCTTTCGAGCATCAAGAGAATATCTGCGAAACAATGGATTTTTTGAAACCACCTCTCCCATGTTTGTATCTACAATGGGGGAAGAGGGTGCCGAGCTGTTTGAGGTGGATTATTTCGGCGACACAATGTACCTAACTCAGACTTCTCAGATGCACTTGGAACCCCAACTGTACGCGTTAGAACGAGTGTTCACTCTAGCACCATCTTTCCGTGGTGAGAAATCACGCACTCGCAAGCACCTTACCGAATTCTGGCATTTGGAAGCCGAGGAAGCATGGTGCGACCATGACTGTAACATTGAACGTCAGGAAGAACTCATTTCGCATATTTGCCATTCAGTTGCTGAGAATGAAGAGAAAGCACTGGATGAGATGGAAGTCTCGAGGAACCGGCTTCTCAAAATCGAACCCCCCTTTGACCGGATAACATATTCAGAAGCGATTGAGTTCTGCCAGGACGCCGGTGTCGAAATCAGCTGGGGTGAAGACATTCGAACGGAAGCAGAAGATGCTCTAACTGAAGGACGGGAGACATTTCTGTTCATCGAATACTACCCGAAGGAAATCAAAAGCTTCTACATGAAAAACAACGAGAAGGATCCTCGTACATACAAGAATAACGATTTGCTAGCTCCTGAAGGATTTGGAGAAATCATAGGCGGAAGCCAGAGAGAAGACGATCCTGACATACTTGTAGAGAACATAAAAGCAACCGGTGATGATCCTTCGAAGTATGAATGGTTTGTAGACATCCGGAAATACGGCAGTGTTCCACATTCAGGCTTTGGTGTCGGAATAGATCGACTTATTCGATGGATGCTCGATTTAGATCATATTCGCGATGTGATTCCCTTTCCAAGAACGGTACGCAGAACATACCCGTAGAACAGTTTCATTAATTGGCTCCCATGCATCGTATTTTCGATGACTTTGTTCAGAAGTAACTATAAGCCAATACTCCATAAGGGCATATGGTACATCCAGATTATACCAATTAGATAAAATGCAAAGACAAATGGTGGCAAAATCATGATACAATTGGGCTTCATTGAAGATTTTGTTGTATGGTTGCAGAATATCCCTCAGAATCTTCAAGACCCAGTTGTTGTTGGCCTTGTATTGTTTCTATTGAGTTTGGCATATATCATAATCTCTCGAAGCCTTAGCTCCGCATTGGAAGAAATAGGATTATCCGGTCAATTTTCTACGGGTATCAGTCTAATCCTTCGTTTGATTTTCGTCGTAATCGGGATTATCCTGGTGGTGAATCTATTTGACCCAGCTATTGGAGCACTATTGTCCCTTTCTACTGTTTTCGGTACCGCCCTGGGTCTTGCTTTCTCACAGGCCGTAAGTGAGATAGTAAATGGCCTCTATATTTTGATAGCACGTCCCTTTAGAGTTGGTGATTATGTTAGAATTGCCAATGACGAAGGAATTGTAACTGACGTGAATCTTTACTATACTCGTATTCAGCAACCTGATGAGACCCGTTTACGAATTCCGAATTCAAAAGTACTATCAAGTGATGTTGTCAATTTCCGTGTTGACGTGAAGGATGTCATCAAGGATGTCACGAGCGAACGATTGCAGACCCTGAATACTGACCAGCGGGGAACTCTGAGCAACGTTATCTCCCGGCTGAAATCAATTACCCATACCGAGACTGCTTTTCGTTATACCTTTGATTTGACAATACACCACAGTCTTGACCATGTTGCTTTGAGAAAAAATTTCGATGAAGTCTGTGAAGATTGGGAAGAGGTGTTTCTTGTAAAACCCAATTGGCAGGTTTGGGATACTTCTGATAATTCAATTATATATCGTGTTACCATCATCGTGGATGAGCCGAGAGAGCTCTTAGTGCACATTGCCGATTTGATGAATGAATTACTTCTACCTTACAGGAAGAAGCCAACTGAAACAGAGGAATAATTCTCACATCTCTTAGGATTCTTCTATTTGCTTAGCTTCGATGAGCTGCTTTTGGTGTTTCCGTAGCATCCAGACGGAATACAGCAGAATAGCTAACCCCCCGAAAATACCCATTAACCACAACTCACTCGCAAAGGGATGAGAAAGCCATTTGGTCAAGATGTATACATTGAGACTGAAGAAGAAAATACCAAACGAGATAATTATCGCATAATATGACCACGGTAATCTGTCTTGCTCCATATTTAGCCCGTGCTTCTCTCCAAGACAGAACTTTATAGAGATTGCCATCTCACTTGTCTTTTTTCCACGATTTCTACTGTTATCCCCCTCATTACCACTAAAGAACCTTCATTCAGGCTGGAGTGGAATTTGTGCGATCTAGGATTTTTGGTTATTTTCCTCTCTCATTTCCAGCGGTGTAACGAGTAATCCTTCGGATGTCGCTTTCAATACGACGCGCTTCTCAATTCCAGCCATACGCCTAATAGCTTCAGGAATAACCATTCGCCCTTTTGCATCCACTTCTGATATGTCACCATAGAGCACATGCTTCTGCCCCTCAATAAGACCATCTCTGATACGCAATATTCGATCTGCGTATTCAGCAACGCGGGGATTATGTGTGACGTTCACAATGGTTGTTCCGAATTCTCGGTTAGTCTTACGCAAAGCTTCCATGACGATATCGGCTGTTTCGGTATCCAGTTCTCCAGTAACCTCGTCCGCGAGTAGAAGCTCTGGTTGGTTTGCAAGCGCTACACAAATGGCTACCCGTTGGTTCTCTCCACCTGATAGCTGATTTGGCTTATGGTCCATTCTGTGCTCCAGATTGAATGTCTCGAGTAATTCCTTGGCTCGTTTGTCTATTTTGCCCTTTGGAGCATTGGCTAGTTTCATCGGGACTTTCACGTTTTTCAGAGCTGACAAGCCTGGGATGAGATTGCCAACCTGCCAGACAAACCCTACCTTCTTCCGTCTGTATAGCATGGCACGCCTATCGTTGAGCAAGGTGATGTTATGGCCATCAAAGAGCACTTTCCCGGCTGTTGGCTTGTCCAGAGCCCCGATTAATTTCAGGAGCGTTGATTTTCCCGAGCCGGAAGGTCCAACTATCGAGATGAATTCTCCATGATCAACCTCAAAATCCATACCCCTCAAAGCGATAACTTCCTTTCGTCCTCGGCGATAGACTTTCATGAGATCTCGTACCACAAGTTTGTTCTCTTCCGCGATTTGTTCTAAATCTTCCATGTTGTTCCCTCCAATCAGCTGACGTACTGGATTTCCTTCGCGATATTTTTCTCCAAAGTCTCTTTGGTGATGAAGTAAGTTGTAATGACCACTGCTGCTATCGTAACCAAGAAGATGAGTCCGATAGTAGCAACCGGTACACTTGGAATCACTCGGAGCCTCAGCCAGGGCAAGGAGATTGATGTGCCCAAGAAGCTCAAGGGGATCTGAATTGCAAATCCTGTTAGTACGAGACCAATCAATCCTCCTATTGCTGCGGCAACCACCGTCGTAGCCAAGGAGTCTACGAGCATCGGAATCATAATGGATTGGCTTTCTGTCCCAAGGGCTCTCAGCACTGAAAGCGGCCGTCTTAGATTCTGAATCCTGACAACGGTGACTATTGCAATGCCTGCTGTCAAGTAGATTAATGAGAAAACTACATTCAGAGTATAGACGCCGTATATTGTCTGGGCACCTCTTGAATCGAGTGACTGATCAAGATTCAGGAGCCCTGAATCGATGCTTTCGAAAGAGGACTCGGATAGATCGGAAATTTCGTTCATGACCCTTGTGTAGTTGGCCCCATCATCCAGCTTGATATAGAAGCTGGAAACTTTGCTAGTATCGGTGCAGGTATGGACATAGTCCAGATTCATAATGGCAAACCGATTCAGTTCGGGTTTTCCTGGGAAGTAGGTGGTTTCTATCCCATATTGACTCTGAAATGCTAGGATATCAACAATTTCACAATCTGACGTGTTCTGCCAGCTAGGGCCCTGCAAAGTGATTTCAATTTCGTTCGAATAAACTGGTGTTCTTCCAGAGATACTTGTCTCGTAATGATGAACTGGTTTGAACGAGGTAATCACGTTTTGGTTGTTGAGTGACA
It encodes the following:
- the asnS gene encoding asparagine--tRNA ligase, with translation MKFTPVEEILEGELIDKEVHLRGWIHRIRKQKNMVFAIVRDHTGVIQTVIKNNAVSEDEYEAAQKMLIESLVKIRGTVKEDARAKGGYEIQVSKLEVLHFADEFPITEDQSIEFLNDNRHLWMRSRAMTNALKVRDEVFRASREYLRNNGFFETTSPMFVSTMGEEGAELFEVDYFGDTMYLTQTSQMHLEPQLYALERVFTLAPSFRGEKSRTRKHLTEFWHLEAEEAWCDHDCNIERQEELISHICHSVAENEEKALDEMEVSRNRLLKIEPPFDRITYSEAIEFCQDAGVEISWGEDIRTEAEDALTEGRETFLFIEYYPKEIKSFYMKNNEKDPRTYKNNDLLAPEGFGEIIGGSQREDDPDILVENIKATGDDPSKYEWFVDIRKYGSVPHSGFGVGIDRLIRWMLDLDHIRDVIPFPRTVRRTYP
- a CDS encoding mechanosensitive ion channel, with translation MIQLGFIEDFVVWLQNIPQNLQDPVVVGLVLFLLSLAYIIISRSLSSALEEIGLSGQFSTGISLILRLIFVVIGIILVVNLFDPAIGALLSLSTVFGTALGLAFSQAVSEIVNGLYILIARPFRVGDYVRIANDEGIVTDVNLYYTRIQQPDETRLRIPNSKVLSSDVVNFRVDVKDVIKDVTSERLQTLNTDQRGTLSNVISRLKSITHTETAFRYTFDLTIHHSLDHVALRKNFDEVCEDWEEVFLVKPNWQVWDTSDNSIIYRVTIIVDEPRELLVHIADLMNELLLPYRKKPTETEE
- a CDS encoding ATP-binding cassette domain-containing protein — protein: MEDLEQIAEENKLVVRDLMKVYRRGRKEVIALRGMDFEVDHGEFISIVGPSGSGKSTLLKLIGALDKPTAGKVLFDGHNITLLNDRRAMLYRRKKVGFVWQVGNLIPGLSALKNVKVPMKLANAPKGKIDKRAKELLETFNLEHRMDHKPNQLSGGENQRVAICVALANQPELLLADEVTGELDTETADIVMEALRKTNREFGTTIVNVTHNPRVAEYADRILRIRDGLIEGQKHVLYGDISEVDAKGRMVIPEAIRRMAGIEKRVVLKATSEGLLVTPLEMREENNQKS